In Vicinamibacteria bacterium, the DNA window GAGCTCGGCTTTGTTCGAGGGAAGGCTCACGAAATATCGCGTGGCGTCGTTCGATGTCGACGCGTTGAGCCCCGTCCCCCCAGCGCGCTCGATGGCCTGGGTGAGCTCGTCACTCGCGCTGTACTCAGCGGCATCCGCCTGAGCCTGCTCGAACCCACGCTCGAGCTTCTCGATCTGCTCGGGCGAGGCTCCCGAGAGTCGTGCCTCGCGCAGGCGCGCATGCGCTTGGTCCACGGCATCGAGCGCTGCCTTCTCCCTTTCGTAGTCTCTCGTTCCGATGGTCGTCGTTCCCTTGAACGCCATATGCTCGAACATGTGCGCCATTCCGGTGATGCCGAGCTCTTCGTCGACGGAGCCGACGTCGGCATAGAGGTGAAACGAAACGACGGGAACTTCCCGGCGCTCGACGATGAGGAACCTCATACCGTTCTCGAGCCGATGCTCGGTGACCGACTTCTCGAAGGTCGCGAGGTCCTGCCCGTAAACCGGGCAGAACGTTCCGATGGCAAGAGCGATGAAAACACCTCGTCTCATGGCGAGAGTGTAGCTCATCGCCGCGTCCGAGACTCGAGACCCGTCGCGCCTCCTGTGCCGTCGATCGGCGAAGTTCCGGCTTTTGAGGCATGATACCTGTGAGCTCGGAGAAAGGAGCCATTCATGTCTGCAGATCAGGGACGTTTTTGTTGGTACGACCTCATGACAACGGACCCCGGCGCCGCGCAGGCCTTCTATAAGAAGCTCGTCGGTTGGGGAACGGTGACCCAGGAGTTCGGAGGACAGCCGTACACGATGTGGACGGTGGGCGAAAACCCGATAGGAGGGGTGAACGCCCTGCCGGAGGACGCGAGAAAGGCCGGGGCCCCGCCGCACTGGCTTGCTTACGTCCTCACGTCCGACGTCGACGAGAGACTCGCCAAAGCCAAAGAGCTCGGCGCGAAAATCAAGGTTCCCGCGACGGACATCCCCGAAGTGGGCCGCTTCGGCGTTTTTACCGACCCGCAGGGCGCCCTCATCGCCATTTATGCCCCGGCGAGCGAATCGCCCGGAGACGCCTCGCCAGCGAAGCTCGGTGAGTTCTCCTGGCACGAGCTCGCAACGACGAATCCCGAGTCCGCTTTTTCGTTCTACCAAAAGCTCTTCGGCTGGGAGAAGACCGAGGCGATGGACATGGGCGAGGCGGGCATGTACCAGATGTACAAGCAGAAGGGGGGCGAATTCCCGCTCGGCGGTATCTTCAAGAAGCCCGATGAGATGCCTGGGCCTCCGGCCTGGCTCTATTACGCGAGGGTCAAGGACGTACACAAAGGGGTCGAGACGGTGAAACAGCTCGGCGGCCAGATTCTCAACGGCCCCATGGAGGTTCCCGGCGGCGACTTCATCGCCCAGTGCCTGGATCCGCAAGGAGCGGCCTTCGCCATCCACCACACGAAGGGGTAAGCTTTTTGGTAGCTCGGGACGGCAATGAGAGCCGTCCCGGGCCGCCCTGCCGCGATTCGCGGCTGGTCTCACGCGGTCCTTCGCGATAGGATCGCGGCAACGTCGGGTGCCCGGCCCGAAAAAGAGGCGGGAGAAGGAGGACGGTCCATGCTTCGTCGAATCGCTTTCACGATGCTCGCTGGTCTCGTCGTTGCGCCGGTGTCAGCGCAACTCGAGGAGGTAGGAAACCTCGAGTTCGAGACGTCGGCGACACCGGAAGCGCAGAAGCATTTTCTTCGGGGCGTCGCCATCCTCCACAGCTTTGGCTGGAAGCAAGCCATCAGCGAGTTTCAAGCCGCGCAGAACATCGAACCGGACTTCGCCTTGGCCTACTGGGGAGAGTCGCTCTGCTACAACCATCCGCTCGCCCCCGAGCAGGATGGCGATTCACCGCGTGAGGTATTGAAGCGTCTCGGACCGACGCGGGAGGCGCGGCTTGCCAAAGCGCCCACCGAGCGCGAGAAAGGTTTCCTGTCCGCCGTCGAGGCGCTCTGGGCCGAGGGCGATGACTGGCGGGCGCGGCGTGTGGCTTACAAGGATGCGATGGGGCAACTCCACCGCGCCTACCCCGACGACGATGAAGTGAGCACGTTCTATGCCGTTTCCCTCCTGAGCGCCGCGCGCGCCCTCGAGGACGAGACGTTTCGTCTCGAAGTGAGGGCGGGAGCTCTCGCGATGGATGTCTTCAACCGGAATCCAAACCACCCCGGTGCGGCGCACTACATCATCCATTCCTTCGACGATCCGATTCACGCGCCCCTGGCCCTTCGCGCCGCCGACGCTTATGCGGGCATTGCCCCTGCCGTCTCCCACGCGATCCACATGCCGACCCATATCTTCATCCAGCACGGGATGTGGGACAAGGTCTCTCACCAGAACATGCGCGCTCACCGGGTCGCCAGCGATTTGTGGCAACCCGAGGACAGCATGGGCGACATGGCGCACTCTCTCGATTGGGGACAGTACGGATTTCTTCAGAAGGGCGATTACGGCGAAGCGCGCAAGGCCATCTCCCGATTCGAGGAAATGGTGGCGATGGAAAGCCAGGAGCGAGCGAAGTCGGGGCTGGCTGAGGCACGGGCCCGCTACATCATCGAGACCGAGGAGTGGAAGGTGCAGCCGATGCCCGAGGACGCCACCGAAGAGGAGCTTCTTGCGAACGGGATGAGCGCCGTCCGCACCGGAGATCCCGCCGCGGCCGAGGACATGGTGAAACGGCTTGCGGAAAAAGCGAGCGCGAGCAAGGACGGCTCTCAAGAGCAGAAGGCCGCTCGGGTCATGCATCAGGAGCTACAGGGGCTCGTCGCATTCGCCCGAGGAGAGAAGGACCTGGCGGTGAAACAGCTTCGAGAAGCGGTCGCGATCGAAGAGACGATGCGGCCGCCGAACGGCGCAGCCTACCCGACCAAACCCTCTCACGAGCTTCTCGGTGAAGTGCTTCTGGAGATCGGGCAGCCCAAGGAAGCCGCCGAAAGTTTCGAACAGTCGCTTCTCCGCATGCCGAACCGCGCCCGTTCGCTCCTGGGCGCGGCGCGTGCCCATGCTGCGGCAGGCGATCGTCTGAAGGCCGCCGAGCGTTACCGCAAGCTATGTGAGATCTGGAAAGGGCACGATGAGCTTCCCGGCTATCGGGAGGCCGAGCAA includes these proteins:
- a CDS encoding VOC family protein is translated as MSADQGRFCWYDLMTTDPGAAQAFYKKLVGWGTVTQEFGGQPYTMWTVGENPIGGVNALPEDARKAGAPPHWLAYVLTSDVDERLAKAKELGAKIKVPATDIPEVGRFGVFTDPQGALIAIYAPASESPGDASPAKLGEFSWHELATTNPESAFSFYQKLFGWEKTEAMDMGEAGMYQMYKQKGGEFPLGGIFKKPDEMPGPPAWLYYARVKDVHKGVETVKQLGGQILNGPMEVPGGDFIAQCLDPQGAAFAIHHTKG